The following coding sequences lie in one Crassostrea angulata isolate pt1a10 chromosome 10, ASM2561291v2, whole genome shotgun sequence genomic window:
- the LOC128164594 gene encoding uncharacterized protein LOC128164594: protein MCSKCAMQDHRKHALNDLETIYSERFTLCLEEIYKIHQYFLPTSQEIQKDVMKDIKEIKATMDKIRTSIKAEADILKSLVDTVTSDKIEQINKMEGAYIEKIQSQDATCKNYVSYLEDLVKEFHGYLSSAKLQNNPLIFSLVDRFNIQPIPETTKSVPPVFTAGQHSKEDVTKLLGRVTVPETKPENREIKSMETASTHLKPTEKMKQEGEKSDVKKTLSLSFFVTKVREYTVLGVLNLSHLSQGKSGRFWCSDHRDTLVQTDLQWNQLQKIQTNGGYGYHTVTQDGDLIYKGNKKKVINRMTPKNAVTELIKTGYWESISIHSSHINWDILAGMKKKGEAKVTRYNKMGEEIQNIQRNSKGQKLYGDPHYITENINGDICTSDYNKKAVVVVNKSGQHRFSYTGQGSSFDAWGICTDLLGHILVCTTPVFDFLGTDNKDTVYLLDQDGQFLSRLLTPQQGINNPRGLCVDDEDNLHVGHRDTDTVTVYKYIQ, encoded by the coding sequence ATGTGTTCCAAATGCGCAATGCAAGACCATCGAAAACACGCACTGAACGATTTAGAGACAATTTACTCAGAGAGATTCACTCTTTGTCTTGAGGAGATCTATAAAATCCATCAGTATTTTCTCCCAACTTCACAAGAAATACAGAAAGACGTTATGAAagatatcaaagaaataaaagcaaCCATGGATAAAATACGAACATCCATAAAGGCTGAAGCCGATATTCTTAAAAGTCTGGTAGACACAGTCACTTCAGATAAAATAGAACAAATCAACAAAATGGAAGGGgcatatatagaaaaaattcagAGCCAAGACGCCACATGCAAAAATTATGTCTCCTATCTGGAAGATCTTGTCAAAGAGTTCCATGGATACCTGTCCTCTGCTAAACTTCAAAACAATCCACTCATTTTCTCACTTGTTGACCGCTTTAATATCCAACCCATACCAGAGACCACAAAATCAGTCCCTCCAGTGTTTACTGCTGGTCAACACAGCAAGGAGGATGTCACCAAACTACTGGGTAGAGTAACTGTTCCTGAAACAAAACCAGAGAACAGGGAGATAAAATCCATGGAGACGGCCTCTACACATTTGAAACCTACAGAGAAAATGAAACAAGAAGGAGAGAAATCTGACGTGAAAAAAACATTGTCTTTGTCTTTCTTTGTCACCAAGGTTAGGGAGTACACAGTACTAGGTGTTCTCAATCTATCTCATTTATCACAAGGCAAATCAGGTAGATTCTGGTGTAGTGATCATCGTGATACACTTGTCCAAACAGATCTTCAATGGAATCAACTACAGAAGATACAAACCAATGGTGGATATGGctaccacacagtcacacaggacGGGGATCTGATCTATAAAGGCAATAAGAAAAAAGTCATCAATAGGATGACACCAAAGAATGCAGTCactgaattaattaaaacagGATACTGGGAATCAATCAGCATACACTCCTCCCACATCAATTGGGACATACTGGCGGGGATGAAAAAGAAAGGAGAGGCTAAAGTCACCAGGTACAACAAGATGGGAGaagaaatacagaacatacagaGAAACAGCAAAGGACAGAAACTGTATGGTGATCCAcactacatcacagaaaacatcaatggtgaTATCTGTACATCGGACTATAACAAAAAAGCTGTAGTGGTAGTGAATAAATCAGGTCAACACAGGTTCTCCTACACGGGTCAGGGGTCGAGTTTTGATGCTTGGGGTATCTGTACTGATCTCCTTGGTCACATTCTTGTCTGCACCACTCCTGTCTTTGATTTCCTCGGAACAGACAACAAAGACACAGTGTATCTCTTGGATCAGGACGGTCAGTTCTTGTCTCGACTACTCACACCACAACAAGGTATAAACAATCCCCGTGGTCTGTGTGTGGATGACGAGGACAATCTCCATGTAGGACATAGGGACACAGACACAGTGACAGTGtacaaatatatacagtaa